The following coding sequences lie in one Apteryx mantelli isolate bAptMan1 chromosome 6, bAptMan1.hap1, whole genome shotgun sequence genomic window:
- the LOC106498438 gene encoding histamine N-methyltransferase-like isoform X1, with protein MRSLIADHGRYVESFRVFLENSTEHQCMQEFIEKQLPGVISSIGNGKSTINILSVGGGAGEIDLQMLSKVQARYPGVTINNEVIEPNAGQIFSYKERVAKTSNLENIKFTWHKETAHEYESRMNAEKESKKWDFIHMVQMLYYVKDIPATIRYFHQLLEAQAKLLIILVSGTSGWETLWKKYGSRLPLNDLCSYITSADIKVILDSAGLKHQLYELPSHMDITSCFMEGNTDGELLLDFLTEACEFSKTAPPELKQQIMEELRKPECSEERDGKVLFNNNLSAIVIEP; from the exons ATGAGGAGCCTGATCGCCGACCACGGCAGATACGTTGAGTCTTTCCGTGTCTTCCTTGAGAACTCAACTGAGCACCAGTGTATGCAGGAATTCATCGAGAAGCAGCTGCCCGGTGTCATATCCAG TATCGGAAATGGGAAGTCTACAATCAATATTCTAAGCGTTGGTGGCGGTGCAG GTGAGATTGACCTGCAGATGCTCTCGAAAGTGCAAGCCAGGTACCCAGGAGTTACCATCAACAACGAGGTGATAGAGCCAAATGCTGGGCAAATCTTCAGCTACAAAG AGCGTGTAGCGAAGACATCAAACCTCGAGAACATAAAGTTTACCTGGCACAAGGAGACAGCTCATGAATATGAAAGTCGAATGAATGCAGAAAAAGAGTCTAAAAAATGGGACTTCATTCATATGGTTCAG ATGCTGTACTACGTGAAAGACATCCCAGCCACCATCCGGTATTTCCACCAGCTCCTGGAGGCTCAGGCGAAGCTCCTCATTATCCTGGTGTCAG GAACCAGCGGCTGGGAAACGCTGTGGAAGAAATATGGGTCTCGCTTACCTCTCAATGATCTTTGCTCTTACATTACCTCTGCTGACATCAAAGTGATCCTCGACTCGGCAGGGTTGAAGCACCAGCTCTACGAGCTCCCATCCCACATGGATATAACCAGCTGTTTCATGGAGGGGAACACAGatggggagctgctgctggatttTTTGACAGAAGCTTGTGAGTTTTCTAAAACTGCTCCTCCTGAACTAAAACAGCAGATAATGGAAGAATTAAGAAAGCCTGAATGCAGCGAAGAAAGAGATGGAAAGGTGCTTTTTAACAACAATCTGAGTGCAATAGTGATAGAGCCATGA
- the LOC106498438 gene encoding histamine N-methyltransferase-like isoform X2, producing MRSLIADHGRYVESFRVFLENSTEHQCMQEFIEKQLPGVISSIGNGKSTINILSVGGGAGEIDLQMLSKVQARYPGVTINNEVIEPNAGQIFSYKERVAKTSNLENIKFTWHKETAHEYESRMNAEKESKKWDFIHMVQMLYYVKDIPATIRYFHQLLEAQAKLLIILVSGTSGWETLWKKYGSRLPLNDLCSYITSADIKVILDSAGLKHQLYELPSHMDITSCFMEGNTDGELLLDFLTEAYIVQSA from the exons ATGAGGAGCCTGATCGCCGACCACGGCAGATACGTTGAGTCTTTCCGTGTCTTCCTTGAGAACTCAACTGAGCACCAGTGTATGCAGGAATTCATCGAGAAGCAGCTGCCCGGTGTCATATCCAG TATCGGAAATGGGAAGTCTACAATCAATATTCTAAGCGTTGGTGGCGGTGCAG GTGAGATTGACCTGCAGATGCTCTCGAAAGTGCAAGCCAGGTACCCAGGAGTTACCATCAACAACGAGGTGATAGAGCCAAATGCTGGGCAAATCTTCAGCTACAAAG AGCGTGTAGCGAAGACATCAAACCTCGAGAACATAAAGTTTACCTGGCACAAGGAGACAGCTCATGAATATGAAAGTCGAATGAATGCAGAAAAAGAGTCTAAAAAATGGGACTTCATTCATATGGTTCAG ATGCTGTACTACGTGAAAGACATCCCAGCCACCATCCGGTATTTCCACCAGCTCCTGGAGGCTCAGGCGAAGCTCCTCATTATCCTGGTGTCAG GAACCAGCGGCTGGGAAACGCTGTGGAAGAAATATGGGTCTCGCTTACCTCTCAATGATCTTTGCTCTTACATTACCTCTGCTGACATCAAAGTGATCCTCGACTCGGCAGGGTTGAAGCACCAGCTCTACGAGCTCCCATCCCACATGGATATAACCAGCTGTTTCATGGAGGGGAACACAGatggggagctgctgctggatttTTTGACAGAAGCTT ATATTGTACAATCAGCATAG